In the Candidatus Omnitrophota bacterium genome, CATAGCGCAAAATCACCGCCGGAGAGAGCTTCCCCGCCTGCCTCGCGGGCATATATGACGCCAGCAGAATAAAAAACATGCTCGCGGCGTTCACCACGGCAAAATCACTGAGGCTCATTATCACGGGGAGCTTGTTCATATAATAAACGGCCGCCGGAATATCTATAAACTCATATCTTCTCAGAAGAAGGCAGGCCGCAACGGCGATGAGATTGCCGAGTATCAAACCCGCCGCGCCGCTCATTATACCCTGATAAACGAAGATCTTCTCTATGAAGCCCCTGTCGGCGCCGAGAGCTTTGAGAACCCCTATGTCCCGCACCTTCTCTATCGTCTGGAGGAGCAGGCTGGAGATTATGTTAAAG is a window encoding:
- a CDS encoding ABC transporter permease; amino-acid sequence: PPSDTSEMSPFSGGRVKELKISGIFTSGMWEYDMNLVYINIEGMKDLYGTGDIATGFEIAVADSARADEVASSIRKALDVRLWVRTWKEINRTLFAALELEKKTMFIILSLIVMVAVFNIISSLLLQTIEKVRDIGVLKALGADRGFIEKIFVYQGIMSGAAGLILGNLIAVAACLLLRRYEFIDIPAAVYYMNKLPVIMSLSDFAVVNAASMFFILLASYMPARQAGKLSPAVILRYE